One genomic window of Deinococcus arcticus includes the following:
- the proC gene encoding pyrroline-5-carboxylate reductase, protein MKLAIVGVGKLGLALLEGVTARGVMPAAEIGLLDANAPRAQEIAARTGARVLSPAELGRAERILISLQPRVFPEAAEWLAQENAGYISTMAGVNVTALSRRLGTKRVVRVMPNLAATIGLSQTAITGPREATDAGDLAFARTLFGAVGDTYDLPEHLFNTFTGMSASGPAYAAVVAEALADGGVRMGLPRPLANELAAKLLVATGELLQRRAHPGLLKDEVASPGGTTIAGLAALEAAGVRGGLIEAVVQATRRGNELGRDQD, encoded by the coding sequence ATGAAGCTCGCCATCGTCGGAGTGGGAAAACTGGGTCTGGCACTGCTGGAGGGGGTTACCGCGCGCGGCGTGATGCCCGCCGCCGAGATTGGTCTGCTGGACGCCAACGCCCCGCGCGCCCAGGAGATCGCCGCGCGCACCGGCGCCCGCGTGCTCTCTCCTGCAGAACTGGGCCGCGCCGAGCGCATTCTGATCAGCCTGCAGCCGCGCGTGTTTCCCGAGGCGGCCGAGTGGCTGGCGCAGGAAAACGCCGGGTACATCTCTACCATGGCGGGCGTGAACGTGACGGCCCTGTCGCGGCGCCTGGGCACCAAGCGGGTGGTCCGCGTAATGCCCAACCTCGCCGCCACGATTGGCCTGAGCCAGACGGCCATCACCGGCCCGCGCGAGGCGACCGACGCGGGGGATCTGGCGTTTGCCCGCACCCTGTTTGGCGCGGTGGGCGACACCTACGACCTGCCCGAGCACCTGTTCAACACCTTCACCGGCATGAGCGCCTCTGGTCCCGCCTACGCCGCCGTGGTGGCCGAGGCGCTGGCCGACGGCGGCGTGCGCATGGGCCTGCCCCGGCCACTGGCCAACGAACTGGCGGCCAAGCTGCTGGTGGCCACCGGCGAACTGCTGCAGCGCCGCGCGCACCCGGGCCTGCTGAAAGACGAGGTGGCCAGCCCCGGCGGCACCACGATTGCGGGCCTGGCCGCCCTGGAGGCGGCGGGCGTGCGCGGCGGCCTGATTGAAGCGGTGGTGCAGGCCACCCGGCGCGGCAACGAACTGGGCCGCGACCAGGATTAA